The proteins below are encoded in one region of Verrucomicrobiia bacterium:
- a CDS encoding response regulator transcription factor, with the protein MIKVSIIEDQRDMRESLVACLDSAPGVRCVGAHATGEEALRSIPNEHPDVVLMDINLPAMSGIQCVIRLKERLPKIQVLMLTTYDDGDLIFDSLRAGANGYLLKNMPQEELLQAVQQVHNGGAPMSLQVARKVISHFHQHKPASELERLTERELEILRLLAKGYMYKEIAEHLAISMSTVRTHVCGVYEKLHVHSRTEAAMKLAGRE; encoded by the coding sequence ATGATCAAAGTTTCCATCATTGAAGACCAGCGCGACATGCGGGAAAGCCTGGTGGCGTGCCTGGACAGCGCCCCCGGCGTGCGGTGCGTGGGCGCCCATGCCACCGGCGAGGAAGCCTTGCGGAGCATTCCCAACGAGCATCCCGACGTCGTGCTCATGGACATCAACCTGCCGGCCATGAGCGGCATTCAATGCGTGATCCGGCTCAAGGAGCGGCTGCCGAAGATTCAGGTGCTGATGCTGACGACCTATGACGACGGCGACCTGATCTTCGATTCGTTGCGCGCCGGGGCGAACGGTTATCTGCTGAAGAACATGCCCCAGGAGGAGTTGTTGCAGGCCGTGCAGCAGGTCCACAACGGCGGCGCCCCGATGTCCTTGCAGGTGGCCCGCAAGGTCATCAGTCACTTTCACCAACACAAGCCCGCCTCGGAACTGGAACGGCTGACCGAACGGGAGCTGGAAATCCTCCGGCTGCTGGCGAAGGGCTACATGTATAAGGAAATTGCCGAGCACCTCGCCATCAGCATGAGCACGGTGCGGACCCACGTCTGCGGGGTTTACGAAAAGCTCCACGTCCACTCGCGCACCGAGGCCGCGATGAAACTCGCCGGACGCGAATGA